The following coding sequences lie in one Oncorhynchus gorbuscha isolate QuinsamMale2020 ecotype Even-year linkage group LG10, OgorEven_v1.0, whole genome shotgun sequence genomic window:
- the exd1 gene encoding piRNA biogenesis protein EXD1, with the protein MTMDDFQFMDSFKRKRIKLTLKTATFLGIVQRINANKTVILEDVVDVKNGRKFPGVKLFFGHEILNVEFPNVTKSERDNTSDHRPEGHLTVAEFQPYRKGLILNDDDESHVNFVVIDEFHEKFGPAMMHIRKQQVIGIGADGVGTFQHERLCWLQIATKNKVYLFDILLLGARAFKNGLSMILENNHILKVTHDCRSLAGCLMAQFGVNLTNVFDTQVADILCFYTETGGFLPDRVSTLPKVVSLHLKMSSSQLSSLNIKSLITKEDKEVWYVRPCPLSLLKVMALSVIHLQPLRLVLLDALMADYTGLVDSYLSGSREEPVHMQNIGSSSVLELPRELRELEHMRQKRQKWAVDRYPVTEQGLLERSNPRPLPPSQNAQGQDTATQRQPDPPVPTAVAPVVPAPGQGPAETPCPSNTLGASDLHAMTSALTQEAQQSYRKQPSGVVSPVAKSGAPGLLEIVMDTMAGRGTSLLKDPTPAILPVFPSLGRGLALPIPAAQVPKESPGGLKTQAPVGRVELPVPPGPRPSPVQPSENIPGAGRGLIQKPQVLTSPLSLSFSSFRKSHL; encoded by the exons ATGACCATGGACGACTTTCAATTCATGGATAGCTTCAAGAGAAAGCGCATCAAATTGACCCTCAAGACTGCGACTTTCCTTGGAATTGTTCAACGGATAAACGCCAATAAAACTGTGATTTTAGAGGACG TTGTGGATGTCAAGAATGGAAGGAAATTCCCTGGAGTGAAACTATTCTTTGGACATGAAATTCTCAATG TGGAATTCCCAAATGTAACAAAGTCTGAACG AGATAACACCAGTGACCACAGACCTGAAGGTCACCTGACAGTGGCAGAGTTCCAGCCTTACAGGAAGGGTCTCATACTGA ATGACGATGATGAGAGCCATGTCAACTTTGTGGTCATTGATGAGTTCCATGAGAAGTTTGGTCCTGCT ATGATGCACATCCGGAAGCAGCAGGTGATCGGGATAGGAGCTGACGGGGTCGGGACGTTCCAGCACGAGAGACTCTGTTGGCTGCAG ATTGCCACTAAGAACAAGGTGTACCTCTTTGACATCCTGTTGCTTGGAGCCCGGGCCTTCAAAAACGGCCTGTCCATGATCCTAGAAAATAACCACATATTAAAG GTCACTCATGACTGCCGGAGCCTCGCCGGATGTTTGATGGCTCAGTTTGGAGTAAATCTCACCAACGTCTTTGACACTCAG GTGGCAGATATCCTGTGCTTCTACACAGAGACTGGTGGCTTCCTGCCAGACAGGGTCAGTACCCTACCGAAGGTGGTGAGCCTACATTTGAAGATGTCCTCGTCACAACTCTCCTCTCTCAACATCAAGTCTCTGATCACCAAG GAGGACAAAGAGGTGTGGTACGTGCGTCCCTGCCCTTTGTCCCTGCTGAAGGTCATGGCCCTGTCGGTGATCCACCTGCAGCCTCTGAGACTGGTGCTGCTGGATGCCCTCATGGCAGACTACACAGGCCTGGTGGACTCCTACCTCAGCGGCAGCCGAGAGGAACCTGTCCACATGCAGAACATCGGCTCG agCAGTGTTCTGGAGCTGCCCAGGGAGCTGCGTGAGTTGGAGCACATGCGTCAGAAGCGCCAGAAGTGGGCCGTCGACCGCTACCCTGTCACTGAGCAGGGCCTGCTGGAGCGCTCCAACCCCAGACCCCTACCCCCATCACAGAATGCGCAGGGCCAGGACACAGCCACCCAAAGACAACCAGACCCTCCTGTCCCCACAGCAGTGGCGCCTGTAGTCCCAGCACCAGGGCAGGGCCCAGCAGAGACACCCTGTCCCAGCAATACCCTGGGGGCCTCTGACCTCCATGCTATGACCAGTGCCCTGACACAAGAGGCCCAGCAGAGCTACAGGAAACAGCCGTCTGGAGTCGTCAGCCCAGTGGCTAAATCAGGAGCACCAGGACTCTTGGAGATAGTGATGGACACAATGGCAGGCAGAGGGACGTCCCTGTTGAAAGACCCAACACCAGCCATTCTCCCTGTGTTCCCCTCCCTGGGAAGAGGCCTGGCTCTCCCGATACCAGCAGCCCAGGTCCCCAAGGAGAGCCCCGGAGGACTGAAGACCCAGGCCCCAGTGGGGAGGGTGGAGTTGCCTGTCCCCCCAGGCCCAAGACCCAGCCCAGTACAGCCATCTGAAAACATTCCTGGTGCAGGGAGAGGCCTCATTCAGAAACCCCAagttctcacctctcctctcagtctctccttcaGTTCATTTAGAAAGAGCCACCTATGA